A genomic window from Dermacentor silvarum isolate Dsil-2018 chromosome 9, BIME_Dsil_1.4, whole genome shotgun sequence includes:
- the LOC119465014 gene encoding uncharacterized protein LOC119465014: protein MLRNFDSDQLHHLLDAYNAVWRSGVIPREWSEAVVVPLLKNGKPPRDPASYRPVSLTSAAGKVLEAMALRRLEWIAAVLDILAAEQSGFRRLRASADSLADVVTTLEEAKHRGDASYLVLLDVMSAFDQLPHATILDALCTMGVSGRLLAYVGAFLSGRTMRVRVGGALSQPRAVSTGVPQGSVLSPFLFNLALARIGDYIPQLPEYEVRVAVYADDIALFASGPTARGSVVRGCVQSALDAVDEYVRGIGLTLSAAKTEAMLVHPRYGAHRSAPCFSLRGESLPWRMKVRYLGLIVDHRLKWQPAVAALRKGTKRVASAARTLLARGQGCSPTLALRLYNSVASARLLYGLPLADLSPAKWEALDIDHRAVVRQLLCLPHTSPVGATLAEAGETPISLRAVGRALGHVERLHRSSHGQQLIDRFRSLPNSGMGRRVVEFASLVGAGPSCAWLPPPPHRRRRLDIRITVPGVRGKRNTAACALRQETAAVIEEELAGRVLVYTDGSVLRDGAASAACVAPELSAQFQCRVLCAVSSTHAELAAIDLAAELLLQLPVQRAAVLTDSRAALSILAGEDHGPTLARRLRCKLDGVCERGCDLVFQWVPSHIGLQGNEEADRLAKEAHSSSVPLSRFVTRFDVARHFVAGYVRTQHPDLRVAGGIPPRLLPRRGLSRRDRALILRLRIGCARTAERLHRLTGEGSPSCEECADIETVEHALLQCPARASERDALVAAYHRLGLPADTTQQLLFPAIHPSIARHAFASLLVYLEDADLRSRL, encoded by the coding sequence ATGCTGCGGAATTTCGACAGCGACCAGCTCCACCACCTGCTGGACGCTTACAACGCCGTCTGGAGATCGGGCGTCATCCCGAGGGAGTGGAGCGAGGCGGTGGTAGTGCCGTTGCTCAAGAACGGCAAGCCACCGCGCGACCCTGCCTCGTATCGACCGGTGTCGCTGACGTCTGCCGCGGGCAAGGTCCTCGAGGCCATGGCTCTTCGGCGCCTCGAGTGGATCGCAGCGGTTCTCGACATCCTGGCTGCCGAGCAGAGCGGGTTCCGCCGTCTCCGTGCCTCTGCCGACTCCCTGGCTGACGTCGTCACGACGCTCGAGGAGGCCAAGCACCGCGGTGACGCTAGCTACCTCGTCCTCCTCGACGTCATGAGCGCCTTCGATCAGCTGCCGCACGCCACGATTCTCGACGCTCTGTGTACCATGGGGGTCTCCGGGAGGTTGCTCGCATATGTGGGGGCCTTCCTCAGTGGCCGTACGATGCGTGTGCGCGTGGGGGGAGCGCTCAGTCAGCCGCGCGCCGTCtcgactggtgtgccgcagggcagtgTACTGAGCCCCTTCCTCTTCAATCTCGCGCTCGCGCGCATCGGCGACTACATCCCTCAGCTGCCGGAGTACGAGGTCCGTGTCGcggtgtacgcggacgacatcgcgctGTTCGCCAGTGGTCCCACCGCCAGGGGCAGTGTTGTGCGCGGGTGTGTACAGTCGGCACTCGACGCAGTCGACGAGTACGTGCGCGGCATCGGCCTCACTCTGTCGGCGGCAAAGACCGAGGCGATGCTCGTCCATCCACGCTACGGGGCCCACCGATCGGCGCCGTGTTTCTCCCTTCGCGGTGAGAGCCTCCCGTGGCGGATGAAAGTGCGCTATCTCGGCCTCATCGTGGACCACCGGCTCAAGTGGCAGCCGGCAGTGGCTGCCCTGCGCAAGGGAACCAAACGGGTGGCGAGTGCCGCGCGCACCCTCTTGGCCCGCGGTCAGGGCTGCTCCCCCACCTTGGCACTGCGACTCTACAATTCGGTGGCCTCGGCGAGATTACTGTACGGCCTGCCGCTCGCTGACCTCAGCCCAGCGAAGTGGGAGGCACTGGACATTGATCACCGAGCCGTTGTTCGACAACTCCTGTGCCTCCCACACACGTCACCAGTGGGCGCCACACTCGCCGAGGCTGGCGAGACCCCTATCTCCCTGCGCGCCGTGGGGAGGGCGCTGGGCCACGTTGAGCGACTGCATCGTTCGTCACACGGGCAGCAGCTGATTGACCGGTTTCGTTCCCTGCCCAACTCCGGCATGGGGCGCCGCGTCGTCGAGTTCGCCAGCCTTGTCGgcgcgggaccgtcgtgtgcgtGGCTGCCGCCCCCTCCGCATCGCCGCCGCCGTCTAGACATTCGCATCACCGTGCCTGGGGTCCGGGGAAAGCGCAACACCGCCGCCTGCGCCCTGCGACAGGAGACGGCCGCGGTGATCGAGGAGGAGCTCGCCGGCCGCGTGCTGGTGTACACTGACGGCTCTGTGCTCCGGGACGGCGCGGCTTCGGCGGCGTGCGTTGCCCCCGAGCTCTCGGCGCAGTTCCAGTGCCGTGTCCTGTGTGCGGTGTCGTCAACGCATGCCGAGCTGGCCGCCATTGACCTGGCTGCCGAGCTGCTGCTCCAGCTTCCTGTTCAGCGAGCGGCCGTCCTGACGGACTCACGAGCGGCGCTCTCCATTCTGGCCGGAGAGGATCACGGCCCCACGCTCGCTCGCCGGCTCCGGTGCAAGCTTGACGGCGTTTGCGAGCGGGGATGCGACCTCGTGTTCCAGTGGGTGCCTTCTCACATTGGCCTGCAGGGAAACGAGGAAGCAGACCGGCTCGCAAAGGAGGCCCATTCCTCGTCGGTTCCGTTGTCGCGGTTCGTGACGCGGTTTGACGTCGCCCGCCACTTCGTGGCCGGCTATGTGAGGACGCAGCACCCCGACCTTCGCGTCGCAGGCGGCATTCCCCCCAGGTTGCTGCCCCGCAGAGGCCTGAGCCGGCGAGACCGCGCTCTCATCCTGCGACTCCGCATCGGCTGCGCCCGGACGGCCGAAAGGTTGCATCGGCTGACGGGTGAGGGCTCGCCGTCCTGTGAAGAGTGCGCCGACATCGAGACGGTTGAGCACGCCCTCCTCCAGTGCCCCGCGCGTGCATCGGAGCGCGACGCACTTGTCGCGGCATACCATCGCCTCGGGTTGCCCGCGGATACCACACAGCAACTCCTATTCCCAGCCATACACCCCTCCATTGCCAGACACGCCTTCGCGTCGTTACTTGTTTACTTGGAGGATGCCGACCTGCGCTCTCGGCTGTGA